In Mercenaria mercenaria strain notata chromosome 15, MADL_Memer_1, whole genome shotgun sequence, a single genomic region encodes these proteins:
- the LOC123556783 gene encoding uncharacterized protein LOC123556783 isoform X1, whose protein sequence is MTRTKGLHCFLFFILELTLHINANRCIIPRGGQYRRSVFRPQYGSNTNKYPPGRRISHGTKIVITCKKDIYHDLATQFSFSKCQNGKWDPALPQCKVQRRCRAPKAIQHATASEPLTPNITFPHGTTVTYTCDVGKMATGSNTVVCDNGEWSASNFTCLDGRGCLIPSGAQYRRSEFRSKAGSSTGNYPAGSMIGSGSTIVAICKKDKYGDVITKWISSKCQSGEWIPALPGCKVYSRCRAPPSIEHAIASERITPYITFPHGTTVTYTCDVGKMATGSDTVICTDGQWSNTNFQCEDNPDYMPGTTTVISTTTKRRRCSQLTVGNGKISVRDTAYDTYDVTCNAGFRLKSTKTNTYICRGGTWIDEEPKCVRALHQCEISDTMRRGSEIKSKATGEIINVMFVHHWTQVVQTCKVKLRNAKSRTARCVNGRWRPTLMTCPDISENRQRNSDIDFDNNAPDETTKQTPATTSCMSQTTSGMTSFTITTTPVTTQTVSTLQQDETTTGEMVSQTITEDLSTFIMTSVNTATSTETILLTSTEDQEAFDMTSSNQTTTVTTPQMTISTSSEDKATSGMTSSTKATTVTTAQVTSSTSHERQSTPGMTSSTQKTTVTKGQATNSTSSNGKATSGMTSSTIETTVTTGQAKSLTSSEHQATSGMTSTTETNYVITAQMPGYGLHFS, encoded by the exons atgacaCGGACTAAAGGATTacactgttttctgttttttattcTGGAACTTACATTACATATAAACGCAA atcGTTGCATCATTCCACGCGGTGGCCAATATAGAAGGTCTGTTTTCCGTCCTCAGTATGGTTCGAACACCAATAAATATCCTCCAGGCAGGCGAATAAGTCATGGAACGAAAATAGTGATCACTTGCAAGAAGGACATTTACCATGATTTAGCGACACAGTTTTCTTTTAGCAAGTGTCAAAATGGAAAATGGGACCCGGCTCTACCGCAATGTAAAG TTCAAAGAAGATGTAGAGCACCAAAAGCTATTCAACACGCCACTGCGTCAGAGCCTCTAACGCCAAATATAACTTTCCCACACGGCACGACTGTGACGTATACATGTGACGTAGGTAAGATGGCAACCGGAAGTAATACTGTCGTCTGCGACAATGGCGAATGGAGCGCATCAAACTTTACATGTTTAG ATGGACGAGGATGCCTTATACCGAGTGGGGCACAGTACAGAAGGTCTGAATTCCGTTCGAAAGCTGGTTCCAGCACCGGTAATTACCCCGCTGGTTCCATGATTGGCAGTGGAAGTACTATAGTGGCTATTTGTAAAAAGGACAAATACGGAGATGTTATAACAAAATGGATTTCAAGTAAATGTCAGAGTGGCGAATGGATTCCTGCGTTGCCAGGTTGTAAAG TTTACAGCAGATGTCGGGCACCACCGTCGATTGAACATGCAATCGCATCCGAAAGAATAACGCCTTATATAACATTCCCACATGGCACTACTGTGACGTACACATGTGACGTAGGCAAGATGGCGACAGGAAGTGATACTGTGATTTGTACAGACGGACAATGGTCTAATACGAACTTCCAGTGTGAAG ACAACCCTGACTATATGCCGGGCACAACGACTGTCATATCGACTACTACTAAGAGGAGGAGATGCTCTCAGCTGACAGTCGGAAATGGTAAAATCTCTGTCCGAGATACAGCCTACGATACCTATGACGTCACGTGTAACGCTGGATTTCGGCTAAAGTCTACAAAAACTAACACATATATATGCAGAGGAGGCACGTGGATTGATGAAGAACCTAAATGCGTGAGAG CTCTACATCAGTGCGAAATCTCTGACACAATGAGAAGAGGGTCCGAGATCAAGTCGAAGGCAACAGGGGAGATAATTAATGTTATGTTCGTCCACCATTGGACACAAGTCGTGCAAACGTGTAAAGTGAAACTGAGAAATGCGAAAAGCAGGACGGCAAGATGTGTAAATGGGCGCTGGCGACCGACTCTTATGACTTGTCCGGACATCAGCGAAAATCGCCAAAGAAATTCTG ATATAGATTTCGACAACAATGCTCCTGATGAAACCACCAAACAGACGCCAGCCACGACGTCATGTATGAGCCAGACAACTTCCGGTATGACGTCATTTACTATAACGACCACCCCTGTCACAACACAAACCGTGTCAACTTTGCAGCAGG ACGAAACTACAACTGGAGAAATGGTATCTCAGACGATAACTGAAGATTTGTCAACTTTCATCATGACGTCAGTGAACACAGCAACCTCGACAGAGACGATTCTTTTGACATCAACTGAGGACCAAGAAGCATTTGATATGACGTCATCTAATCAGACGACGACCGTTACTACGCCACAGATGACAATTTCGACATCATCTGAAGATAAAGCAACATCTGGTATGACGTCATCTACGAAAGCGACCACTGTCACTACGGCACAGGTGACAAGTTCGACATCACATGAGCGTCAATCAACACCCGGTATGACGTCATCTACTCAAAAGACCACCGTTACTAAGGGACAGGCGACAAACTCGACATCATCTAATGGTAAAGCAACATCCGGTATGACGTCATCTACTATAGAGACCACCGTCACTACGGGACAGGCGAAAAGTTTGACATCATCTGAGCATCAAGCAACATCCGGTATGACGTCCACCACTGAAACGAACTACGTCATTACAGCTCAGATGCCAGGTTATGGATTACATTTCTCTTAG
- the LOC123556783 gene encoding complement factor H-like isoform X2 yields MTRTKGLHCFLFFILELTLHINANRCIIPRGGQYRRSVFRPQYGSNTNKYPPGRRISHGTKIVITCKKDIYHDLATQFSFSKCQNGKWDPALPQCKVQRRCRAPKAIQHATASEPLTPNITFPHGTTVTYTCDVGKMATGSNTVVCDNGEWSASNFTCLDGRGCLIPSGAQYRRSEFRSKAGSSTGNYPAGSMIGSGSTIVAICKKDKYGDVITKWISSKCQSGEWIPALPGCKVYSRCRAPPSIEHAIASERITPYITFPHGTTVTYTCDVGKMATGSDTVICTDGQWSNTNFQCEDNPDYMPGTTTVISTTTKRRRCSQLTVGNGKISVRDTAYDTYDVTCNAGFRLKSTKTNTYICRGGTWIDEEPKCVRALHQCEISDTMRRGSEIKSKATGEIINVMFVHHWTQVVQTCKVKLRNAKSRTARCVNGRWRPTLMTCPDISENRQRNSDIDFDNNAPDETTKQTPATTSCMSQTTSDETTTGEMVSQTITEDLSTFIMTSVNTATSTETILLTSTEDQEAFDMTSSNQTTTVTTPQMTISTSSEDKATSGMTSSTKATTVTTAQVTSSTSHERQSTPGMTSSTQKTTVTKGQATNSTSSNGKATSGMTSSTIETTVTTGQAKSLTSSEHQATSGMTSTTETNYVITAQMPGYGLHFS; encoded by the exons atgacaCGGACTAAAGGATTacactgttttctgttttttattcTGGAACTTACATTACATATAAACGCAA atcGTTGCATCATTCCACGCGGTGGCCAATATAGAAGGTCTGTTTTCCGTCCTCAGTATGGTTCGAACACCAATAAATATCCTCCAGGCAGGCGAATAAGTCATGGAACGAAAATAGTGATCACTTGCAAGAAGGACATTTACCATGATTTAGCGACACAGTTTTCTTTTAGCAAGTGTCAAAATGGAAAATGGGACCCGGCTCTACCGCAATGTAAAG TTCAAAGAAGATGTAGAGCACCAAAAGCTATTCAACACGCCACTGCGTCAGAGCCTCTAACGCCAAATATAACTTTCCCACACGGCACGACTGTGACGTATACATGTGACGTAGGTAAGATGGCAACCGGAAGTAATACTGTCGTCTGCGACAATGGCGAATGGAGCGCATCAAACTTTACATGTTTAG ATGGACGAGGATGCCTTATACCGAGTGGGGCACAGTACAGAAGGTCTGAATTCCGTTCGAAAGCTGGTTCCAGCACCGGTAATTACCCCGCTGGTTCCATGATTGGCAGTGGAAGTACTATAGTGGCTATTTGTAAAAAGGACAAATACGGAGATGTTATAACAAAATGGATTTCAAGTAAATGTCAGAGTGGCGAATGGATTCCTGCGTTGCCAGGTTGTAAAG TTTACAGCAGATGTCGGGCACCACCGTCGATTGAACATGCAATCGCATCCGAAAGAATAACGCCTTATATAACATTCCCACATGGCACTACTGTGACGTACACATGTGACGTAGGCAAGATGGCGACAGGAAGTGATACTGTGATTTGTACAGACGGACAATGGTCTAATACGAACTTCCAGTGTGAAG ACAACCCTGACTATATGCCGGGCACAACGACTGTCATATCGACTACTACTAAGAGGAGGAGATGCTCTCAGCTGACAGTCGGAAATGGTAAAATCTCTGTCCGAGATACAGCCTACGATACCTATGACGTCACGTGTAACGCTGGATTTCGGCTAAAGTCTACAAAAACTAACACATATATATGCAGAGGAGGCACGTGGATTGATGAAGAACCTAAATGCGTGAGAG CTCTACATCAGTGCGAAATCTCTGACACAATGAGAAGAGGGTCCGAGATCAAGTCGAAGGCAACAGGGGAGATAATTAATGTTATGTTCGTCCACCATTGGACACAAGTCGTGCAAACGTGTAAAGTGAAACTGAGAAATGCGAAAAGCAGGACGGCAAGATGTGTAAATGGGCGCTGGCGACCGACTCTTATGACTTGTCCGGACATCAGCGAAAATCGCCAAAGAAATTCTG ATATAGATTTCGACAACAATGCTCCTGATGAAACCACCAAACAGACGCCAGCCACGACGTCATGTATGAGCCAGACAACTTCCG ACGAAACTACAACTGGAGAAATGGTATCTCAGACGATAACTGAAGATTTGTCAACTTTCATCATGACGTCAGTGAACACAGCAACCTCGACAGAGACGATTCTTTTGACATCAACTGAGGACCAAGAAGCATTTGATATGACGTCATCTAATCAGACGACGACCGTTACTACGCCACAGATGACAATTTCGACATCATCTGAAGATAAAGCAACATCTGGTATGACGTCATCTACGAAAGCGACCACTGTCACTACGGCACAGGTGACAAGTTCGACATCACATGAGCGTCAATCAACACCCGGTATGACGTCATCTACTCAAAAGACCACCGTTACTAAGGGACAGGCGACAAACTCGACATCATCTAATGGTAAAGCAACATCCGGTATGACGTCATCTACTATAGAGACCACCGTCACTACGGGACAGGCGAAAAGTTTGACATCATCTGAGCATCAAGCAACATCCGGTATGACGTCCACCACTGAAACGAACTACGTCATTACAGCTCAGATGCCAGGTTATGGATTACATTTCTCTTAG